In Edaphobacter paludis, a single window of DNA contains:
- a CDS encoding acyltransferase, with product MSVSPIALPTTRLEQDTESISIRVQNRPEKRFHELDSMRGLAALVVVFHHYAHMFFPDGKIGTGVTKLVLFPFLAGHASVMLFFLLSGFVLSLPFIRGKSQPYLIFIQRRVLRIYGPYLGALLLSLAGCALWHNRFGAIQWASITWNHPVELKSVIQHVLFIGDYDYTQYNTAFWSLVYEMRISLIFPLLFIIVSRLSLISSIFVIGGFTLAGIHVGVHQTLITFEYIAIFLVGILLAKNMDRVGVLYKSISPMWRILFALLSATVYICGHSLVVYGPIWHLGDLPTALGAAGLMVIALNSVLASRLLDTPIPSFLGRISYSLYLVHGTVLFAMTALMGNKISHLLFFGLYLTVSILLSWGFYLGVEAPFMEMSRRVGRKT from the coding sequence GTGTCAGTTTCACCCATTGCATTACCCACCACACGATTGGAACAAGACACTGAAAGCATAAGCATCCGTGTGCAAAATCGACCGGAAAAAAGATTTCATGAATTGGATTCAATGCGGGGTCTGGCGGCTCTTGTCGTAGTATTTCATCATTACGCCCACATGTTCTTTCCAGATGGAAAAATAGGAACGGGGGTTACGAAGCTTGTTCTTTTTCCATTTCTCGCTGGACATGCATCGGTGATGTTGTTCTTTTTACTGAGTGGTTTCGTGCTGAGCCTGCCATTTATTCGAGGGAAAAGCCAGCCTTATCTGATCTTCATTCAGCGGCGCGTATTACGCATCTACGGTCCTTATCTGGGAGCGCTACTTCTGTCCCTCGCAGGATGTGCTTTATGGCACAACCGGTTCGGAGCTATTCAATGGGCTTCGATCACATGGAACCATCCAGTAGAACTTAAAAGTGTGATTCAGCACGTCTTATTCATTGGAGACTATGACTATACGCAATACAACACTGCGTTCTGGTCTCTCGTCTACGAAATGAGGATTTCGTTAATATTTCCTCTGCTTTTTATCATCGTAAGTCGACTGAGTTTGATCAGCTCCATCTTCGTAATTGGTGGTTTCACGCTGGCAGGTATTCATGTCGGCGTTCACCAGACGCTAATCACATTTGAATATATAGCCATCTTTCTTGTAGGCATATTGCTTGCCAAGAACATGGATCGGGTGGGTGTTCTCTATAAAAGCATAAGTCCAATGTGGCGCATCCTCTTTGCGCTGCTATCCGCTACAGTTTATATTTGTGGGCATTCGCTGGTAGTGTATGGACCAATCTGGCATCTGGGAGATCTCCCCACAGCTCTAGGTGCCGCCGGACTAATGGTTATAGCTTTGAATTCTGTCCTGGCAAGCCGTCTACTAGATACGCCGATTCCTTCTTTCCTTGGCAGAATTTCTTATAGCTTGTACCTTGTCCATGGAACCGTCCTCTTTGCGATGACCGCCTTGATGGGAAATAAGATCTCGCACCTCTTATTCTTTGGACTCTACCTCACCGTATCTATCCTTTTATCCTGGGGATTTTACCTGGGAGTGGAGGCTCCATTTATGGAGATGAGTAGGCGTGTCGGACGTAAGACCTAA
- a CDS encoding glycosyltransferase family 4 protein yields MKVLHVISSGGMYGAESVILNMSRTLNEGSHHSVLGVFSNSSNPNLQLHENALREGIESHLIPCDGQIDRTVIASIRRLVASAQADVVHAHGYKADVYVYFALRRSRTPFFSTCHNWIKDGPLVSFYGIVDRFVLRNYAGVVAVSAEVRQRLLSAGVNAQRIHLIKNGIDLRPFARAIPSLRKDTAVGQTLIVGWIGRLSQEKGVDIFLRAAALVLVKCPAVKFVVVGEGPEQASIEALIETLKIGESVSLVGRRDDMPSVYASLDVMVSSSRQEGLPMAILEGMASGLPLVATAVGDVPTVVLDGRTGVIVPPEDVESLASAIEDLLQNVNLREQLGSAAAKLIEDEFSADRMTAEYLRMYEDVVAPGMRARTCK; encoded by the coding sequence ATGAAGGTTCTTCACGTCATCAGCAGCGGGGGAATGTACGGAGCAGAGTCTGTGATTCTCAACATGTCACGCACCCTGAATGAGGGTTCGCACCACAGCGTGCTGGGAGTCTTCTCGAATTCTTCGAATCCCAATCTGCAACTCCATGAAAACGCTCTTCGGGAGGGGATTGAGTCGCATCTGATTCCATGTGATGGTCAGATTGATCGAACGGTGATTGCTAGCATTCGAAGATTGGTCGCAAGCGCGCAGGCGGATGTTGTCCACGCCCACGGTTATAAGGCGGATGTGTATGTCTACTTTGCATTGCGTAGGTCACGAACGCCTTTTTTTTCTACATGTCACAATTGGATCAAGGACGGCCCGCTCGTTTCCTTCTACGGAATAGTGGATCGCTTTGTCTTGCGGAATTATGCGGGTGTGGTCGCTGTCTCAGCCGAAGTAAGGCAACGGTTGCTGAGTGCGGGAGTGAATGCGCAGAGGATTCACTTGATCAAAAATGGAATTGACCTGCGGCCGTTCGCGAGAGCAATTCCATCGCTTCGTAAAGATACAGCAGTGGGTCAAACTCTCATCGTTGGCTGGATCGGCCGTCTGTCTCAAGAGAAGGGAGTTGATATCTTCCTGCGGGCTGCTGCACTCGTCCTGGTGAAGTGTCCAGCCGTAAAGTTTGTGGTCGTAGGTGAAGGCCCTGAGCAAGCTTCAATAGAAGCATTGATTGAGACTTTGAAAATTGGGGAGAGTGTATCTCTCGTCGGCCGTAGAGACGATATGCCGTCGGTATATGCGTCGCTGGACGTGATGGTTTCATCATCGCGGCAGGAGGGTCTGCCAATGGCGATTCTTGAAGGGATGGCCAGCGGATTACCATTGGTCGCGACTGCCGTAGGCGATGTGCCAACCGTGGTTCTGGATGGTCGCACCGGAGTGATCGTCCCTCCGGAAGATGTGGAGTCACTGGCTTCAGCGATTGAAGATTTGCTGCAAAACGTCAACCTTCGTGAGCAACTCGGGAGTGCGGCAGCAAAGTTGATAGAAGATGAGTTCTCCGCCGACCGGATGACCGCTGAGTATCTCCGGATGTACGAAGACGTGGTTGCTCCGGGCATGAGGGCGAGGACTTGTAAGTGA
- a CDS encoding nuclear transport factor 2 family protein: MSQALANPTPHPKKHDAKQQVEDLEEQWRIAQLAGDTTTMDKMMSDDYVGISMTGEVDTKAQQLRRVTDRRLMLTKLELSDMKVKLVGAVAIVTSRAEVEGTNDGKPVKGMFRYTRIYQHLPSGEWKITSFEATREHRHRNEIDGKAQDANVSPPTDQTE; the protein is encoded by the coding sequence ATGAGCCAGGCGCTCGCAAATCCGACGCCTCATCCGAAAAAACATGATGCGAAACAGCAGGTGGAAGATCTGGAGGAGCAGTGGCGGATTGCCCAACTCGCCGGTGATACCACGACCATGGACAAGATGATGTCCGATGACTACGTCGGCATCTCGATGACAGGAGAGGTGGATACGAAAGCACAGCAACTGCGCAGGGTGACTGACCGCAGGCTTATGCTGACGAAGCTGGAGTTGAGCGACATGAAGGTGAAGCTGGTCGGAGCGGTTGCCATTGTGACCTCGCGGGCAGAGGTGGAGGGGACCAACGATGGGAAGCCTGTAAAAGGTATGTTCCGATATACCAGGATTTATCAGCATCTGCCTTCCGGAGAATGGAAGATCACGAGCTTTGAGGCGACGCGGGAGCACAGGCACAGGAACGAAATCGATGGAAAAGCGCAGGATGCGAATGTCTCGCCGCCCACTGACCAGACGGAATGA
- a CDS encoding glycosyltransferase family 4 protein — MREKIRKPKVFMMDLWATVPYYTAYISRALLVENVNLMVGSISYYLDPDCFSSRGVKVDPGLLDIVGKFQLPRLLRRVLKLGEGMVNLLALSARFLVSPPDVIHVQYLPMLKWRFPLDLWFLELCRKRGSKIVLTVHDLLPHDTADTYTEIFRDLYSMVDGIICHSDHIKTRLVAEFSVAPEKISVIPHGPFFYDLPELASNKALQDIPIEVGKVVVLWQGIIFPYKGVDLLLNAWQKVEAISDDACLVIAGTGSDDLLQQIRAQVESLDLKHVNLQLRFISTHELVALYRTADVVVYPYRAITTSGALATGLALGKAIVASDLPVFRELLTTRKNALLVDQKDSANLAGALIELIQNPVLRGQLASNVRDMHFGDESWLSIARRTTEVYERYCWS, encoded by the coding sequence GTGAGGGAAAAAATCCGGAAGCCAAAAGTTTTCATGATGGATTTATGGGCAACGGTGCCCTACTACACGGCCTACATCTCCAGGGCTTTGCTGGTGGAGAACGTGAACCTGATGGTGGGCTCAATCTCCTACTATTTAGATCCGGACTGCTTCTCAAGTCGTGGCGTCAAGGTCGATCCAGGATTGCTTGATATCGTAGGGAAGTTTCAATTGCCGCGGCTGTTGCGCAGGGTTCTAAAGCTGGGGGAGGGCATGGTGAATCTGCTTGCCCTCTCGGCACGCTTCTTGGTTTCTCCTCCCGATGTGATTCATGTGCAATATCTGCCCATGCTGAAGTGGCGCTTTCCACTGGATCTTTGGTTTTTGGAACTGTGCCGAAAGCGGGGTTCGAAAATAGTTCTTACTGTCCACGATCTCCTTCCTCACGACACGGCAGACACTTACACCGAGATATTCCGTGACCTGTATTCGATGGTCGACGGGATCATCTGCCATTCTGATCACATCAAGACGCGACTGGTGGCGGAGTTTTCCGTGGCTCCGGAAAAAATATCAGTCATTCCCCACGGCCCATTCTTTTATGATCTACCAGAATTAGCTTCCAATAAGGCGCTTCAAGACATTCCAATTGAGGTCGGCAAGGTGGTGGTCCTTTGGCAGGGAATTATCTTCCCGTATAAGGGGGTGGATCTGCTGCTGAACGCATGGCAGAAGGTCGAGGCTATTAGTGACGATGCCTGCCTCGTGATCGCGGGGACGGGCTCTGACGATCTGCTGCAGCAGATTCGCGCGCAGGTGGAGTCTCTGGACCTGAAACATGTCAACCTGCAACTGCGCTTCATATCTACTCATGAGTTGGTTGCGCTCTATCGAACTGCGGATGTCGTTGTATACCCCTATCGTGCGATTACGACCAGTGGGGCTCTGGCGACCGGACTGGCATTAGGTAAAGCGATCGTAGCCAGCGACCTACCCGTTTTTCGTGAATTGTTGACCACCCGCAAAAATGCGCTTCTGGTTGATCAGAAGGATTCCGCCAACCTTGCCGGAGCTTTGATTGAATTGATACAAAATCCCGTCCTGCGGGGGCAACTGGCTTCCAACGTACGAGACATGCATTTCGGTGATGAGTCCTGGCTATCGATTGCCAGGAGGACGACAGAAGTTTATGAGAGATATTGCTGGTCATAA
- a CDS encoding putative quinol monooxygenase, whose protein sequence is MLSFTVRMTFAQEEHAEIAEMLRHLTVASRQEPGCVNYVAHFIEGDLCTVLIYEQFRDEAALDHHRNAPHFHQYAIGGLYQRMRDRQVENLTAVC, encoded by the coding sequence ATGTTGAGTTTCACGGTAAGAATGACGTTTGCGCAGGAGGAGCACGCGGAGATCGCCGAGATGCTTCGGCATCTGACGGTGGCGTCGAGGCAGGAGCCGGGATGCGTGAACTATGTCGCCCATTTTATCGAGGGCGATCTGTGCACGGTGCTGATCTATGAGCAGTTTCGGGACGAGGCGGCGCTGGACCATCACAGAAATGCGCCGCATTTCCATCAGTATGCGATTGGCGGCCTTTACCAGCGGATGCGCGATCGGCAGGTAGAGAATCTGACGGCTGTGTGCTGA
- a CDS encoding adenylosuccinate synthase, whose protein sequence is MSQRKSAVILGAQWGDEGKGKIVDVLSEKFSVVARYAGGHNAGHTVIIKGKKFVLQLIPCGVLRPECKGVIGNGVVLDPMAFLSEVKKLKDAGLPVDGQLFVSNRAQVILPYHRMIELAAENAPGRTKIGTTSRGIGPAYEDKMHRSGLRVVDLLNSALLRTHIENACHEKNTIAHALFGTAPLDPKTMYEEYARAAEKIAPFVTDTAVMLNDAIRNGEKVMFEGAQGALLDIDHGTYPFVTSSSATAGGAVTGTGVGPTRIGTVIGVTKAYVTRVGEGPFPTEIHDSSADLLRARGQEYGAVTGRPRRCGWLDLPLLRYSNMINGTEWLVVTKMDVMDECVEIPVCTGYKIDGKITDVIPADMRGFESIQPIYTTLKGWKASTEGITEFDKLPQLAQDYLHFIEKESGAKIGMVSTGPDRDQTMTIAGFEEVLRA, encoded by the coding sequence GTGAGTCAACGCAAATCAGCGGTTATTTTGGGTGCCCAGTGGGGCGATGAAGGCAAAGGCAAGATCGTCGATGTGCTGTCGGAGAAGTTTTCCGTGGTGGCGCGCTATGCAGGTGGCCATAATGCCGGGCATACGGTTATCATCAAGGGCAAGAAGTTTGTGCTGCAACTGATCCCCTGCGGCGTGCTGCGGCCGGAGTGCAAGGGCGTGATCGGCAACGGCGTCGTGCTCGACCCGATGGCGTTTCTGAGCGAAGTGAAGAAGCTGAAGGACGCGGGCCTGCCAGTGGATGGCCAGCTTTTTGTGTCGAATCGCGCGCAGGTGATTCTGCCTTATCACCGGATGATCGAGCTGGCCGCGGAGAATGCGCCGGGCCGGACGAAGATTGGGACGACCAGCCGCGGGATTGGGCCGGCGTATGAAGACAAGATGCACCGCAGCGGCCTGCGCGTGGTCGATCTGCTTAATTCGGCGCTGCTGCGGACGCACATCGAGAACGCCTGCCACGAGAAGAATACGATCGCTCATGCGCTGTTCGGAACGGCTCCTCTGGATCCGAAGACGATGTATGAGGAATATGCGCGGGCCGCCGAGAAGATCGCGCCATTTGTTACGGACACCGCTGTGATGCTGAATGATGCCATTCGGAATGGCGAGAAGGTAATGTTCGAAGGGGCGCAGGGTGCACTGCTCGATATCGACCATGGGACGTATCCGTTTGTTACCTCGTCGTCGGCTACGGCAGGGGGGGCAGTAACGGGCACCGGAGTTGGGCCGACGCGGATCGGCACCGTGATTGGGGTCACGAAGGCTTATGTGACGCGTGTGGGCGAGGGGCCGTTCCCGACCGAGATTCATGATAGTTCTGCCGATCTGCTGCGCGCTCGCGGGCAGGAGTATGGTGCGGTGACGGGGCGTCCGCGACGCTGCGGATGGCTGGACCTGCCTCTGCTGCGCTATAGCAACATGATTAATGGCACGGAGTGGCTGGTAGTCACCAAGATGGATGTGATGGACGAGTGCGTCGAGATTCCGGTATGCACCGGCTATAAGATCGACGGCAAGATCACCGATGTGATTCCAGCGGATATGAGGGGTTTCGAGTCGATTCAGCCGATTTATACGACACTGAAGGGCTGGAAGGCGTCGACCGAGGGCATTACAGAGTTCGACAAACTGCCCCAATTGGCGCAGGATTATCTTCACTTTATCGAGAAAGAGTCGGGTGCTAAGATCGGCATGGTCTCGACCGGCCCGGACCGCGACCAGACGATGACGATTGCCGGATTTGAAGAAGTGCTGAGGGCATAG
- a CDS encoding tetratricopeptide repeat protein, translating to MRFFGAMLIRGVLLLCVFAGVMPAAGLGSVQAQSSPTTGENVAARDAFERTLAADPHNLAAQEGEVQVSERLALAARAAGDKDTALTALLRAQKFAPENARLLYDLGILEDEMRLYRDADLTLAHLWEIDTTNPKVLYAVARVKLDLGQLAPAEENMKAYLEVKPNDPTAHYALGRIYQEGLQFDKAKAEFERSIQLQPVQTEAYYQVGDIAIQQHNYAEALANFDKTLSRNPRHGGALAGSGIACFKLKQYEKAEEFLDKAISAAPDYQPGHYYLGLTLARLGKKTEAEREFSVATQLANQDNSQGANRLRLVPPTESR from the coding sequence ATGAGGTTTTTTGGCGCCATGCTGATTCGAGGAGTTCTTTTGTTGTGCGTTTTCGCTGGAGTAATGCCCGCTGCGGGATTGGGGTCGGTGCAGGCTCAGAGCTCGCCGACGACCGGGGAGAATGTGGCAGCTCGGGACGCTTTCGAACGAACACTGGCGGCTGATCCACATAACCTTGCAGCGCAGGAGGGTGAGGTCCAGGTAAGTGAACGGCTGGCGCTGGCGGCGCGCGCGGCCGGCGATAAGGATACTGCTTTGACTGCATTGCTTCGCGCACAGAAATTCGCGCCGGAGAATGCGCGGCTGCTCTACGATTTGGGAATTCTTGAAGACGAGATGCGCCTGTATCGCGATGCGGACCTCACGCTGGCGCATCTTTGGGAGATCGACACCACAAATCCTAAAGTTTTATATGCAGTAGCTCGGGTCAAGCTCGATCTGGGGCAACTTGCTCCGGCGGAAGAGAATATGAAGGCCTATCTTGAGGTCAAGCCGAATGACCCGACCGCACACTACGCATTGGGTCGTATCTACCAGGAAGGACTGCAATTCGATAAGGCTAAAGCTGAATTTGAGCGATCGATCCAGCTTCAGCCAGTGCAGACCGAAGCCTATTATCAGGTTGGCGACATTGCGATTCAGCAGCACAATTATGCTGAGGCGCTGGCGAATTTCGACAAAACGCTGTCCCGCAATCCCCGGCACGGAGGTGCGTTAGCTGGCAGCGGCATCGCCTGTTTCAAGCTGAAGCAATACGAAAAAGCGGAAGAGTTTCTGGATAAAGCAATTAGCGCCGCGCCTGACTATCAGCCCGGACACTACTATCTTGGGTTGACCCTTGCCCGCCTGGGAAAGAAGACAGAGGCTGAGCGCGAATTTTCGGTTGCCACCCAACTGGCCAACCAAGACAATAGCCAGGGAGCAAACCGTCTCCGTCTCGTCCCTCCAACCGAATCACGCTGA
- a CDS encoding tetratricopeptide repeat protein, translated as MSKSMMPPPFRSKTGSAFSVLFFLLAASSLLPAQSNNNQDGGKGDAQAMHLMQLGAGAMQQGNTAEAERYFTKATAAAPQMADAFLDLGLVQLREGRPDVAEKALAKAIALNPKLPGAHMFLGIAKYQMHEVDSASADLREELRLQPQDVEALTWLGIVELGAGNADKATEPLDRAAALSPNDPNILYLRGRAHSLIAEESYQALYRLDPDSWRVHKALGESYSASGQPEKAVAEFLKAVGKEPTNSDLYESLGDEYQKLSRFDDAMKAYEQEVKLDPNNGIALYNLGKIDVERGDPQAGISLLQQAISVHSSPAPSDFYLGLGLSKVGKNEEAAEWLEKSLQSDPSEFIKQSTYYELVRVYQKLGRRQDSQRALDELKKLKSASTVTNQP; from the coding sequence ATGTCGAAATCTATGATGCCACCTCCATTTCGTAGCAAGACAGGCAGTGCGTTTTCTGTTCTCTTCTTTCTGTTGGCTGCGTCGTCTCTGCTTCCCGCGCAAAGCAACAACAATCAGGACGGCGGGAAGGGTGATGCGCAAGCCATGCATCTGATGCAGCTCGGCGCAGGCGCAATGCAGCAGGGCAACACCGCGGAAGCAGAGAGGTATTTCACTAAGGCTACGGCGGCCGCGCCACAGATGGCCGATGCTTTTTTGGATTTGGGTTTGGTACAGCTTCGTGAGGGAAGGCCGGATGTTGCGGAGAAGGCGCTTGCAAAGGCGATTGCACTCAATCCGAAGCTGCCTGGTGCACACATGTTTCTGGGAATTGCAAAATATCAGATGCATGAGGTGGATTCGGCGAGCGCCGACTTGCGGGAGGAGTTGCGGCTTCAGCCTCAGGATGTAGAGGCTTTGACCTGGCTTGGCATCGTTGAACTGGGTGCAGGCAATGCGGACAAGGCGACGGAGCCGCTGGACCGAGCGGCAGCACTTTCTCCAAATGATCCAAATATTCTTTATCTGCGCGGACGAGCGCACAGCCTGATCGCAGAGGAGTCGTATCAGGCTCTATATCGGCTCGACCCAGATTCCTGGCGCGTCCATAAAGCGCTGGGAGAGAGCTACTCGGCGTCAGGACAGCCTGAAAAGGCTGTGGCGGAGTTTCTGAAGGCGGTGGGGAAGGAGCCTACGAACTCCGACCTCTACGAATCTTTGGGCGACGAATACCAGAAGTTAAGCCGCTTCGACGATGCCATGAAGGCTTATGAGCAGGAGGTCAAGCTCGATCCCAACAATGGCATCGCTCTTTATAACCTGGGCAAGATCGACGTGGAACGAGGAGATCCGCAGGCTGGAATCTCTCTGCTGCAGCAGGCCATCAGCGTGCACTCCAGTCCCGCTCCCAGCGATTTCTACCTAGGGCTGGGGCTGTCGAAGGTTGGGAAGAACGAAGAGGCGGCGGAATGGCTGGAAAAGTCGCTGCAGAGCGATCCCTCGGAGTTCATCAAGCAGAGTACCTACTATGAGTTGGTTCGCGTATATCAAAAGCTGGGACGGCGGCAGGATTCTCAACGTGCATTGGATGAATTGAAAAAACTTAAGTCAGCCTCTACGGTTACCAATCAGCCTTGA
- a CDS encoding HIT domain-containing protein codes for MDRLWTPWRYNYITRADEQARTGVPPALSGWPAAEDKHCVFCNMIAATDYAIAHGMDQEAAEQAAHIVHRGALCFVCLNAYPYATGHVLILPYQHVDSLAALPSEAAQEMILTAQRIERCLREVYHPDGLNLGMNLGESAGAGVADHIHLHALPRWSGDTNFMTVTAETRVLPETLDGTWTKLREALAPSTTSAPK; via the coding sequence ATGGACCGTCTTTGGACTCCCTGGCGCTACAACTACATCACTCGCGCCGACGAGCAGGCCCGCACCGGCGTCCCTCCGGCCCTCAGCGGTTGGCCCGCCGCTGAGGACAAGCACTGCGTCTTTTGCAACATGATCGCCGCCACCGACTATGCCATCGCCCACGGCATGGATCAGGAGGCCGCCGAACAGGCCGCCCACATCGTCCATCGCGGCGCGCTCTGCTTTGTCTGCCTTAACGCCTATCCCTATGCCACCGGCCACGTCCTCATCCTGCCCTACCAGCATGTCGACTCACTCGCCGCCCTCCCCTCGGAGGCCGCACAGGAGATGATCCTCACCGCTCAACGCATCGAGCGTTGCCTCCGTGAGGTCTACCACCCCGACGGCCTCAACCTTGGAATGAACCTCGGCGAATCTGCCGGGGCCGGTGTGGCCGACCATATCCACCTTCATGCGCTCCCACGATGGAGCGGAGATACCAATTTCATGACCGTCACGGCCGAGACTCGAGTTCTTCCTGAGACACTTGACGGCACCTGGACGAAACTCCGCGAGGCACTCGCCCCAAGTACAACTTCGGCACCAAAGTAA
- a CDS encoding fused MFS/spermidine synthase produces MRSTRSLYGIAIFLSAFLLFLVEPMSAKQLLPALGGSSAVWLTCLVFFQLTLLLGYLYAHWLTRRPFNRRQQILYLALLVIAVLALAAQKFMRPDLSQGSLHPVTTIFIDLALTIGLPFLLLGSTSPLLQIWLFRSQGGSVSYRLFGLSNVGSLLALIAYPTLVEPYLALKTQRLLWAASFVVYAALCALLSRQVPATEQAPAVEITNSTDPPTSSATRWLWFLLPMAAAMQLSAVTSHITSNIAAIPLLWILPLAVYLITFILAFEFPRFYSRSIVVRLLIVMLASLGYAISKVDSSWPIGIAILFFLTECFVACLFCHAEAYALRPRRPSETTLFYLLVAGGGVTGTFFIGIASPLIFAANYDLSITFLVTALLALAVTWTDGWGQRLLWATGSILVLFLNFALHAAYAQQALLETRNFYGSLRVKHDVTHEGQPLRMLLNGTIQHGNQIFSPGLMRTPTTYYGKDSGIGLALANCCADRPRNIGVVGLGTGTLAVYGKPGDRIRFYEINPHVQPIARNLFTYIRDSPAAITITEGDARTSLSQEAPQHFDVLVVDAFTGDAIPIHLLTTEALTLYQKHLAPNGILAFHVSNQYLNLAPEVAQLAASVHMQAKLFDTPSIDARGEFRSTWVLVTANPTFFTLSEVAAIATPITPVPRLRAWTDDYSSLLPIFQPTGH; encoded by the coding sequence ATGCGCTCAACCCGGTCACTCTACGGCATTGCCATCTTCCTGTCGGCGTTTCTCCTCTTCCTGGTCGAACCCATGTCGGCGAAGCAGCTCCTTCCCGCGCTCGGCGGTTCGTCCGCGGTCTGGCTCACCTGTTTGGTCTTCTTCCAGCTCACCCTCTTGCTCGGATACCTCTACGCACACTGGCTCACCCGCCGCCCCTTCAACCGCCGCCAGCAAATTCTCTATCTTGCGCTTCTCGTCATCGCCGTCCTTGCATTGGCTGCCCAAAAGTTCATGCGCCCTGACCTCAGCCAGGGCTCCCTCCACCCTGTCACAACTATCTTTATTGATCTCGCACTGACCATCGGCCTCCCTTTCCTTCTCCTCGGATCGACGAGTCCTCTCCTGCAAATCTGGCTCTTTCGCAGCCAAGGCGGCAGCGTCTCCTACCGGCTCTTCGGTCTCTCAAACGTAGGCTCTCTGCTCGCCCTCATCGCTTACCCCACGCTGGTCGAACCTTATCTCGCCCTCAAGACCCAGCGCCTTCTGTGGGCTGCCAGCTTCGTGGTCTACGCGGCCCTGTGTGCTCTTCTGTCGCGGCAAGTACCTGCAACAGAACAAGCGCCTGCAGTAGAGATCACCAACTCCACCGATCCTCCAACATCATCTGCGACAAGATGGCTCTGGTTTCTCCTACCCATGGCCGCAGCCATGCAGCTGAGCGCCGTCACCAGCCATATCACCAGCAATATCGCCGCTATCCCCCTACTCTGGATACTCCCCCTCGCGGTCTACCTCATCACCTTTATCCTCGCCTTCGAGTTTCCCCGCTTTTACAGCCGCAGCATCGTCGTTCGTCTGCTGATCGTCATGCTCGCCAGCCTTGGGTACGCCATCTCCAAGGTAGACAGCAGCTGGCCAATCGGCATTGCGATCCTCTTTTTCCTCACAGAGTGCTTCGTGGCCTGCCTCTTCTGCCACGCCGAAGCCTACGCGCTGCGTCCCCGGCGCCCCTCCGAGACCACCCTCTTCTATCTCCTTGTCGCCGGCGGCGGAGTCACGGGGACCTTCTTCATCGGCATCGCCAGCCCCCTCATCTTTGCGGCCAACTACGACCTGTCCATCACCTTCCTCGTCACCGCTCTGCTTGCCCTCGCCGTCACCTGGACGGATGGCTGGGGCCAGCGCCTCCTATGGGCCACCGGCAGCATATTGGTGCTTTTCCTCAACTTCGCACTGCACGCCGCTTACGCGCAGCAGGCTCTGCTGGAGACCCGCAATTTCTACGGCAGTCTCCGGGTAAAACATGACGTCACCCACGAGGGCCAGCCCCTGCGCATGCTGCTCAATGGCACTATCCAGCACGGCAACCAGATCTTCAGCCCTGGCCTGATGCGCACCCCGACCACTTATTACGGAAAGGACTCTGGCATCGGTCTCGCCCTCGCCAACTGCTGTGCCGACCGACCGCGCAACATAGGCGTTGTAGGCCTCGGAACCGGAACCCTGGCCGTTTACGGCAAACCCGGCGATCGGATTCGCTTTTACGAGATCAACCCCCACGTCCAGCCCATCGCGCGCAACCTCTTCACCTACATCCGTGACTCTCCCGCCGCCATCACCATTACCGAAGGCGACGCCCGCACCTCGCTCAGTCAGGAAGCGCCTCAGCACTTCGACGTCCTGGTCGTCGATGCCTTCACTGGAGACGCCATTCCCATCCACTTGCTCACCACCGAGGCCCTAACCCTCTACCAAAAACACCTCGCTCCCAACGGCATTCTGGCCTTCCACGTCTCCAACCAGTACCTCAACCTCGCCCCCGAAGTAGCCCAGTTAGCTGCCTCTGTCCACATGCAGGCGAAACTCTTCGATACCCCCTCTATCGACGCACGCGGCGAGTTCAGATCGACGTGGGTTCTGGTCACGGCCAACCCCACCTTCTTCACCCTCAGCGAAGTTGCCGCCATCGCCACCCCCATCACCCCCGTTCCCCGCCTACGCGCCTGGACAGACGACTACTCCAGCCTCCTTCCCATCTTTCAGCCTACCGGCCACTAA